The Ornithodoros turicata isolate Travis chromosome 7, ASM3712646v1, whole genome shotgun sequence genome includes a region encoding these proteins:
- the LOC135401745 gene encoding uncharacterized protein LOC135401745, translating to MPKPAVKATSASAPRGHKTTTATPVAPAVETTKASLLERVKCRFVSSRPGPNPCIVLPMAFVLITAAASASFFVIQDRLEGGHRDLLNEAPQDRSAAAKSSTGRTASVTAPSTHTSGTSSSEEMFAPLLLSNATGSPDVVPNTTVHNVLEQGADDNTTVSHLGQLNTTVSLQDSNSTGD from the exons ATGCCTAAGCCTGCTGTTAAAGCCACTTCTGCTTCTGCGCCTCGGGGCCATAAGACGACGACGGCTACTCCAGTCGCTCCAGCAGTGGAGACCACCAAGGCGTCGTTGCTGGAACGTGTCAAGTGCCGTTTTGTGTCCTCGCGCCCGGGCCCCAACCCGTGCATCGTGTTGCCCATGGCGTTCGTGCTCATCACGGCCGCTGCGTCCGCTTCCTTCTTTGTCATCCAGGATAGGCTGGAAGGGGGACACCGCGACCTGCTTAACGAAGCACCGCAAGACAGATCGGCTGCTGCGAAGAGCAGCACCGGAAGG ACGGCAAGTGTGACTGCCCCATCGACGCACACTAGCGGGACGTCGTCCAGTGAAGAAATGTTCGCCCCATTGCTTCTGTCAAATGCGACCGGGAGTCCTGACGTGGTTCCAAACACCACAGTGCACAATGTCCTTGAACAGGGAGCAGATGACAACACAACTGTGTCTCATTTGGGGCAGCTTAATACAACAGTTTCCCTTCAGGACAGCAATAGCACAGGAGACTGA
- the LOC135400158 gene encoding mitochondrial inner membrane protease subunit 2-like has protein sequence MIWKQRLLKFVHRAALSVPVTIAFFDCVAYVAKVEGVSMQPTLNPDTNHPDFVLLNRWVSRTCKVKRGDVIAITSPRDPSQKLIKRIIALEGDVVRTLSYKKRFVTVPAGHCWIEGDNSTKSLDSNTFGPIALGLLVASATYIVWPPSRWGQLESFVPDTRKPAAKVQRYWTMDPIFQENE, from the coding sequence ATGATCTGGAAGCAGAGGCTGCTGAAGTTCGTGCACCGAGCGGCCTTATCTGTGCCGGTCACAATCGCGTTCTTCGACTGTGTCGCTTATGTTGCCAAGGTGGAAGGTGTCTCCATGCAGCCTACTCTAAATCCAGATACCAATCACCCAGACTTTGTTCTTCTGAACCGGTGGGTGTCACGAACCTGCAAGGTGAAGCGTGGTGACGTCATTGCGATTACATCGCCGAGAGACCCAAGCCAAAAGCTGATTAAAAGGATTATCGCTCTCGAAGGTGACGTAGTGAGAACACTGAGCTACAAGAAGCGTTTTGTCACTGTACCCGCGGGCCACTGCTGGATTGAAGGGGACAATTCGACCAAGAGTTTAGATAGTAACACTTTTGGACCTATCGCGTTGGGCTTGCTGGTCGCGTCGGCAACTTATATTGTGTGGCCGCCGTCGCGGTGGGGACAATTAGAATCTTTCGTGCCGGACACTAGGAAACCGGCTGCGAAGGTTCAACGATATTGGACTATGGATCCGATATTTCAAGAAAATGAATGA